The following nucleotide sequence is from Ferruginibacter lapsinanis.
TTTTTCATGAAATAGGGTATCAAATTTCTTTTAAAAGTTTTAAGGCTGAAGAACATGGAGTCCCGCAGATAAGAAGAAGGGTAATTGTAATAGGAACTCGCTTAGAAAATAAATTTGATGATTTAAGATATCTAAGAATCGGTAACCTGAAAAAGGAATATTTATCAAAGGAAGAAATGTCAAAGAAAAAGGATATTCAACATACATTGTTTTTTGATGAAATTGATAAAGGGATTAAATATCCAACAACAGTGTGGGAATCTATAAGTGATTTGCCACAAATAGAGGCAGGTCAAGGAGAAGAAAAAATGGGGTATCTATCTAAGCCTAAAAATGAGTACCAAAAATTTCTTCGTAAGGGTTCAAAATTTGTCTATAATCATCTGAGTACTCCTCATAGTAAAGATGTTATTGAAAGAATTAAGTTAATTAAACAAGGGGAGAACTTTAATCATTTACCAACTGATTTGCAAACAAAATCAGTACATTCTGGTGCATTTGGTAGATTGGTAGCTGATTCATTATCACCTACAATTACTACTAGATTTGATACACCATCTACTGGTAGAGTTATACACCCTTTTTTAAATAGAACTTTAACTGTAAGGGAAGCTGCAAGAATTCAATCTTTTCCTGATGATTTTAAATTTATTGGATCTCGAACATCACAGGGAAAACAAGTAGGGAATGCAGTTCCTCCATTAGTTGCAAAAAAAATAGCTGAAATGTTCATTAAAGACTTTTTAACATGATACTTCAAATTAATCAAGAGGAGAAAGATAGGTGTTACCAATTTGCAGAGTCGATAATAGGAGGAGGGAATCAGTTTAACAGATTCAATCAAAATAGAACTGTGCAAGTACATAGAACTTACATAGGAAAATTAGCTGAATATGTTTTTCTACATTTCCTCCATTCTAATGGAATAGATTATGAAGAGGGAGATATGTTTGAAATTTTTGAAGGTG
It contains:
- a CDS encoding DNA cytosine methyltransferase; the protein is MKNYKLIDLFSGVGGISTGFHWAGFTTVFANEYDKEIGEAYKANFPDTKTIIEDIRKIDFAEVMKDLKIKRGDVDVIAGGPPCQGFSMANRKRIEQDERNLLFLEFVRAVKAFQPKCFLIENVVGMTAEKVAIKSSEKNVVDSMTDFFHEIGYQISFKSFKAEEHGVPQIRRRVIVIGTRLENKFDDLRYLRIGNLKKEYLSKEEMSKKKDIQHTLFFDEIDKGIKYPTTVWESISDLPQIEAGQGEEKMGYLSKPKNEYQKFLRKGSKFVYNHLSTPHSKDVIERIKLIKQGENFNHLPTDLQTKSVHSGAFGRLVADSLSPTITTRFDTPSTGRVIHPFLNRTLTVREAARIQSFPDDFKFIGSRTSQGKQVGNAVPPLVAKKIAEMFIKDFLT